The following coding sequences lie in one Arthrobacter sp. PGP41 genomic window:
- a CDS encoding GNAT family N-acetyltransferase — protein MRPGPIWPVTLECGDLVLRPIRYRDKKEWTEVRSRNSQWLAPWEASNPDPSGGLPDYRHMVRSLKAQASQATALPFLITERRPGSVRPPIIGQLTVSSIVWGSAMMATLGYWVDQACAGRGIAPTAVAMVTDHCFKTLGLHRMEINIRPENGPSLRVVEKLGFRDEGYRPRYLHINGEWADHRSFALTSEEVPEGLLRPWLASQRS, from the coding sequence ATGCGCCCTGGTCCCATCTGGCCCGTGACCCTGGAGTGCGGGGATCTGGTCCTGCGGCCCATCCGGTACCGGGACAAGAAGGAATGGACCGAAGTCAGGTCCCGCAACAGCCAGTGGCTGGCGCCGTGGGAAGCGTCCAACCCGGATCCTTCCGGCGGCCTGCCGGACTACCGGCATATGGTCCGGTCATTGAAGGCGCAGGCGTCCCAGGCAACCGCTTTGCCCTTCCTCATCACCGAGCGGCGGCCCGGCAGTGTCAGGCCACCCATTATTGGCCAGCTGACCGTTTCGTCGATCGTCTGGGGCTCGGCCATGATGGCGACCCTCGGCTACTGGGTGGACCAGGCCTGCGCGGGCCGCGGCATCGCGCCCACCGCCGTCGCCATGGTGACGGACCATTGCTTCAAAACCTTGGGCCTGCACAGGATGGAAATCAACATCCGGCCAGAGAACGGACCCAGCCTCCGTGTGGTGGAGAAACTCGGGTTCCGGGACGAAGGCTATAGGCCGCGGTACCTCCACATCAACGGTGAATGGGCCGACCACCGCTCGTTTGCCTTGACGTCGGAAGAGGTCCCGGAGGGTCTCCTCCGGCCGTGGCTGGCCTCACAGCGGTCATAA
- the galU gene encoding UTP--glucose-1-phosphate uridylyltransferase GalU — translation MTTSNPRVRKAVIPAAGLGTRFLPATKAMPKEMLPVVDKPAIQYVVEEAVHVGLNDVLMITGRNKRALEDHFDRVPSLESTLEGKGDTEKLASIQAASNLGDIHYVRQGDPHGLGHAVLRAKQHVGDEAFAVLLGDDLIDARDELLGTMIDVQAKTGGSVVALIEVEPSQISAYGCADIEPIDGESYVRVNRLVEKPTPEEAPSNLALIGRYVLHPAVFGVLERTGPGRGGEIQLTDALQELATGDGEGHGVYGVVFRGRRYDTGDKLSYLKACVQLAIDSEDLGPGLREWLPGFTASLSK, via the coding sequence GTGACTACCAGTAATCCGAGAGTGCGCAAAGCCGTCATTCCTGCCGCCGGACTTGGCACCCGGTTCCTGCCGGCAACCAAGGCGATGCCCAAGGAAATGCTTCCCGTCGTGGACAAGCCTGCCATCCAGTACGTGGTTGAGGAAGCCGTGCACGTCGGCCTCAACGATGTCCTGATGATCACCGGGCGGAACAAGCGGGCGCTGGAAGACCACTTCGACCGTGTGCCGTCACTTGAGTCCACCCTTGAAGGCAAGGGGGATACCGAGAAGCTCGCTTCCATCCAGGCGGCAAGCAACCTGGGCGACATCCACTACGTCCGGCAGGGGGACCCGCACGGACTGGGCCATGCCGTACTTCGGGCGAAGCAGCACGTTGGCGATGAAGCCTTCGCCGTGCTGCTGGGCGATGACCTCATCGATGCCCGGGACGAACTGCTCGGCACCATGATTGATGTTCAGGCCAAAACCGGCGGGTCCGTCGTGGCGCTCATCGAAGTGGAACCGTCGCAGATCAGCGCCTACGGCTGCGCTGACATCGAACCGATCGACGGCGAGTCATACGTGCGGGTCAACCGCCTCGTGGAGAAGCCGACTCCGGAGGAAGCGCCCTCCAACCTGGCGCTGATTGGCCGTTACGTACTCCACCCGGCCGTTTTTGGCGTCCTCGAGCGCACCGGTCCTGGACGGGGCGGCGAAATCCAACTGACAGACGCTCTCCAGGAACTGGCAACCGGTGACGGCGAAGGGCACGGTGTCTACGGCGTCGTGTTCCGGGGGCGGCGGTACGACACCGGGGACAAGCTCAGCTACCTCAAGGCCTGCGTCCAGCTGGCCATTGACAGCGAGGACCTCGGCCCCGGCCTGCGGGAGTGGCTGCCCGGCTTCACCGCCAGCCTTTCCAAGTAG
- a CDS encoding FmdB family zinc ribbon protein encodes MPTYAYACKDCGHAFDIVQSFSDGSLTSCPECQGTLRKKFNSVGVVFKGSGFYRTDSRDAKGSTVSAASGAPAATPAAAPAAPAPAAAAS; translated from the coding sequence GTGCCAACGTATGCGTACGCCTGCAAGGATTGCGGCCATGCCTTTGACATCGTCCAGTCGTTCTCGGACGGCTCTCTGACGTCCTGCCCCGAATGCCAGGGTACCCTGCGCAAAAAGTTCAACAGCGTGGGCGTCGTCTTCAAGGGTTCCGGCTTCTACCGCACCGACTCACGGGACGCCAAGGGCAGCACGGTTTCTGCCGCTTCCGGGGCGCCGGCAGCAACGCCTGCGGCCGCACCTGCTGCTCCGGCTCCGGCTGCCGCCGCTAGCTGA
- a CDS encoding DUF4011 domain-containing protein, translated as MPVWSRTSRASAEKKAVVSVGQGHPEGSEELRKWLSGLKPVTGADTMLRFTKTPEGSIDLTHAHPSGLAQLMAGRKTRLSTLIRDRQQYVVAARASRNIRSKIFELSNERGIDAGYLSAGTVVWTSAVGGKPQRISAPVMLTAISLTVRPGEDDYELQLTEQAHINPALVRHLKNIHGIVFDVNAVTRLAYSTARFDPQPVLDRLGTLIRPIHGAEAQHNLLVSTFADLSGNLDDPWINESNPLISALATAGGGEVVDVMEPDPSRFPPLDSRHPKDELLLLDADTDQQYVIDAARAGDSLVVSTPPGTGQTQTAINTIGALVDAGKTVLVVGDRRASLNEVSGQLEGLGLESILFQLSGNVTAQQLKAQLVRAIVRNEKSLEPQLGNLHNTLTEHRHALMDHVASLHNVRQRWGCSPYQAMQSLAELTSIHPAPATTVRLKRSVLDSIRDRDELAGRLRRAAELGSFSKASTTSPWHGARLLTRKETEEAQELVRSVEKSLPALRDRMEAVAEHAEIRLGASFAEWGEQLELLVAVRGSLDKFTPDIFDRPVTDLISATAPSAWRKERGIEMTSMQRSRLRRVAKEYVRPGVHIADLHTSLLLVQEQRALWAGYATTQRHPAVPSGLAEMNAMYRSLDSDLARLGDALRHTEAGGSLAAVRFEELMERLERLVADTETLKTLPERTLLVENMREHGLGELLADLAEREVPAGSVAAELELAWWQSALEAMISGDDYLAMSDGDALRKLEAEYRLADNAHIASGAARLRWDLAERWRSAIAAHPRQADLLRSLLKDGRVSLPSLTAQAPELIGTLVPVWSVSPYLMTGLLPAEQRFDAVVILDAEATSLQAVLPSIARAGQVIAFGDSRIASPRTFTVGVERLAAGESAHQRVESAFAALSRVLPVWRLNFVYRAVDEDLVLQLSKNFYDGGLRRLPEGQSATGLDRSLLVEYLPDGTGLPSAGHEGVESVVAEVNRVVQLVFEHARLRPRTSLAVVTASLRHAARIGESIRLQLPNYPALAGFFGAGPESFRVVDLERAQGLVRDHVIFSPGFGRTPHGRALHNFGPLSAEGGREKFALAMTRARRSMHVLTCFRPEDLDHTRLTHGAVDLYALLDREIAGNTDLGTPASRAAASEQALGADPLVADLGDRLRARGARVWHQYDGAIDVVAAADPLNTMGQEDADLPWPVAIESDGTEQYRALSVRERSRLRPQLLERLGWRYMPLWTIEVFTDPSACADRIAGYLGLEKNALSGRTATSIAFLDDDVDQALNGIDAASRHAASDHEPAEAEGLDSKEAGAMAPDHEKNDSSDTGQAGAGALPGTPALPNKAAEDEPRGWGDREDDDHDSWLKEQKPPHWG; from the coding sequence ATGCCCGTATGGTCCAGGACGTCACGTGCAAGCGCAGAAAAGAAGGCAGTAGTGTCAGTTGGTCAAGGCCACCCGGAGGGCTCCGAGGAGCTCCGCAAATGGCTGTCCGGGCTTAAACCCGTCACCGGGGCGGACACAATGCTGCGCTTCACCAAGACTCCCGAAGGTTCCATCGACCTGACTCATGCCCACCCGTCCGGGCTGGCCCAGCTCATGGCCGGACGCAAGACGCGGCTGTCCACCCTGATCCGTGACCGCCAGCAGTACGTCGTCGCCGCCAGGGCATCGCGGAACATCCGGTCAAAGATTTTCGAGCTTTCCAATGAGCGCGGCATTGACGCCGGCTATCTCTCCGCAGGCACCGTGGTGTGGACGTCCGCCGTCGGCGGCAAACCCCAGCGCATCTCGGCGCCGGTCATGCTCACCGCCATTTCCCTGACCGTCCGGCCGGGGGAGGACGACTACGAACTCCAGCTGACCGAGCAGGCGCACATCAACCCCGCCCTGGTGCGGCACCTGAAGAACATCCACGGCATTGTCTTTGACGTCAACGCCGTCACCCGGCTTGCGTACAGCACGGCCCGCTTCGATCCCCAGCCCGTCCTGGACCGGCTGGGCACGCTGATCAGGCCCATCCACGGCGCAGAAGCCCAGCACAACCTGCTGGTTTCCACCTTCGCGGACCTCTCGGGCAACCTGGATGACCCGTGGATCAACGAATCCAACCCGCTCATCTCCGCGCTGGCCACCGCGGGAGGAGGGGAAGTGGTGGACGTTATGGAGCCGGATCCCTCACGCTTCCCTCCCCTGGACAGCAGGCACCCCAAGGACGAACTGCTTCTGCTGGATGCGGACACCGACCAGCAGTACGTCATAGATGCTGCCCGTGCCGGCGATTCCCTGGTGGTCAGCACCCCGCCGGGCACTGGCCAGACCCAGACCGCCATCAACACCATCGGTGCGCTGGTGGATGCCGGAAAAACCGTCCTGGTGGTGGGGGACCGCCGCGCCAGCCTCAACGAAGTATCCGGCCAGCTGGAGGGCCTGGGCCTGGAGTCCATCCTCTTCCAGCTATCCGGGAATGTCACGGCCCAGCAGCTGAAGGCCCAGCTGGTCCGGGCCATCGTCCGCAACGAAAAGTCGCTTGAACCCCAGCTGGGCAACCTCCACAACACCCTCACGGAGCACCGCCACGCCCTGATGGACCATGTGGCCTCGCTCCACAACGTCCGGCAGCGGTGGGGCTGCTCGCCTTACCAAGCCATGCAGTCGCTGGCGGAGCTCACCTCCATCCACCCTGCCCCGGCCACCACTGTGCGGCTGAAACGGAGCGTCCTGGACAGCATCCGGGACCGTGACGAGCTTGCCGGCAGACTCCGCCGGGCAGCTGAGCTGGGCAGCTTCAGCAAGGCCTCCACCACCAGTCCGTGGCATGGCGCCCGGTTGCTGACGCGGAAAGAGACCGAGGAAGCGCAGGAACTGGTCCGCTCGGTGGAGAAGAGCCTGCCTGCGCTGCGCGACCGCATGGAGGCAGTTGCCGAGCACGCGGAAATCAGGCTGGGTGCCTCCTTTGCGGAGTGGGGCGAGCAGCTTGAGCTGCTTGTGGCGGTGCGGGGCAGCCTGGACAAGTTCACGCCGGACATCTTCGACCGCCCGGTCACGGACCTCATTTCCGCCACGGCGCCCTCGGCCTGGCGCAAGGAGCGCGGCATTGAGATGACCTCCATGCAGCGCTCAAGGCTGCGCAGGGTCGCGAAGGAGTACGTCAGGCCCGGGGTCCACATCGCGGACCTGCACACGTCCCTGCTGCTGGTCCAGGAGCAGCGTGCACTGTGGGCAGGCTATGCCACCACGCAGCGGCATCCCGCCGTTCCGTCCGGGCTCGCCGAGATGAACGCCATGTACCGTTCGCTGGACAGCGACCTGGCCCGCCTGGGTGATGCCCTGCGCCACACGGAGGCCGGCGGTTCCCTGGCTGCCGTCCGGTTTGAGGAGCTCATGGAGCGGCTTGAACGGCTGGTGGCTGATACCGAAACACTGAAGACACTGCCCGAGCGCACCCTGCTGGTTGAGAACATGCGCGAGCACGGGCTCGGTGAGCTCCTGGCCGACCTCGCGGAGCGCGAGGTTCCGGCGGGGTCCGTGGCCGCCGAACTTGAGCTGGCCTGGTGGCAGTCCGCCCTTGAAGCCATGATCAGCGGCGACGACTACCTGGCCATGTCCGACGGCGACGCGCTGCGGAAGCTGGAGGCCGAGTACCGCCTTGCGGACAACGCCCACATTGCCAGCGGCGCCGCCCGCCTCCGCTGGGACCTCGCCGAGCGGTGGCGCAGCGCCATCGCCGCCCACCCCCGCCAGGCGGACCTCCTGCGGAGCCTGCTCAAGGACGGCAGGGTGTCCCTGCCGTCGCTGACGGCGCAGGCGCCTGAACTGATCGGCACGCTGGTTCCGGTCTGGTCCGTCAGCCCCTATCTCATGACCGGCCTGCTGCCGGCGGAGCAGCGCTTTGACGCGGTGGTCATCCTGGATGCCGAAGCGACGTCGCTCCAGGCCGTGCTGCCGTCCATCGCCCGCGCCGGGCAGGTCATTGCCTTCGGCGACTCCCGCATCGCCAGCCCCCGCACGTTCACCGTCGGCGTCGAGCGCCTGGCGGCCGGCGAATCGGCGCACCAGCGGGTGGAGAGCGCCTTCGCTGCCTTGTCCAGGGTACTTCCGGTGTGGCGGCTCAACTTCGTCTACCGGGCGGTGGACGAGGACCTCGTGCTCCAGCTGAGCAAGAACTTTTACGACGGCGGCCTCCGCCGGCTCCCCGAGGGGCAGTCCGCCACGGGACTGGACCGGTCGTTGCTGGTGGAGTACCTGCCGGACGGCACCGGGTTGCCCAGTGCGGGCCACGAGGGCGTGGAATCGGTGGTGGCGGAAGTCAACCGGGTGGTCCAGCTGGTCTTCGAGCACGCCCGGCTGCGCCCGCGTACCTCGCTGGCCGTGGTTACGGCAAGCCTCCGCCATGCGGCCAGGATCGGGGAATCCATCCGGCTCCAACTGCCCAACTACCCGGCCCTGGCGGGCTTCTTCGGAGCCGGTCCCGAGTCCTTCCGGGTTGTGGATCTTGAACGGGCCCAAGGGCTGGTGCGCGACCATGTCATCTTCTCGCCCGGCTTTGGCCGCACACCGCACGGGCGCGCACTGCACAACTTCGGGCCACTCTCCGCCGAGGGCGGCCGGGAGAAGTTCGCCCTGGCCATGACCCGCGCCCGCAGGTCGATGCACGTTCTCACCTGCTTCCGGCCCGAGGACCTGGACCACACCAGGCTGACGCACGGCGCCGTGGACCTGTACGCGCTCCTTGACCGTGAAATTGCGGGAAACACGGACCTCGGAACTCCGGCCTCGCGGGCCGCGGCCAGCGAGCAGGCCCTTGGAGCCGATCCGCTGGTGGCCGACCTCGGAGACCGCCTGCGCGCCCGCGGCGCCCGGGTGTGGCACCAGTATGACGGCGCCATTGACGTGGTGGCCGCCGCGGATCCGCTGAACACCATGGGCCAGGAGGACGCCGACCTCCCCTGGCCGGTGGCGATTGAATCCGATGGCACCGAACAGTACCGCGCCCTGAGCGTTCGGGAGCGGAGCCGGTTGCGCCCGCAACTGCTGGAGCGCCTTGGCTGGCGCTACATGCCCCTGTGGACCATCGAGGTGTTCACGGATCCGTCCGCCTGCGCCGACCGCATCGCAGGATACCTGGGCCTCGAAAAGAACGCACTCTCCGGGCGGACAGCCACATCCATCGCCTTCCTGGACGACGACGTGGACCAGGCGCTCAACGGAATCGACGCCGCGTCCCGGCACGCAGCATCGGACCATGAACCAGCAGAGGCCGAAGGCCTGGACAGCAAGGAGGCGGGTGCGATGGCCCCGGACCACGAGAAGAACGACTCTTCGGACACCGGCCAGGCGGGCGCGGGCGCGCTGCCTGGCACTCCCGCCCTGCCAAACAAGGCAGCCGAAGACGAACCCCGGGGCTGGGGCGACCGCGAAGACGACGACCACGATTCGTGGCTGAAGGAACAGAAGCCTCCCCACTGGGGCTGA
- a CDS encoding helix-turn-helix domain-containing protein, with the protein MPADASSDIHCLLDELLEARGMTLTELSRQVGVSLVNLSVLKNDRAKAIRFSTLTAICDVLDCQVGDLLVTTRGGPR; encoded by the coding sequence ATGCCTGCCGACGCTTCCTCCGACATCCACTGCCTGCTCGATGAGCTCCTGGAAGCGCGCGGGATGACCCTGACCGAGCTCAGCAGGCAGGTCGGCGTGAGCCTGGTGAACCTGTCGGTGCTCAAGAACGACCGGGCCAAGGCCATCCGGTTCTCCACTTTGACCGCGATCTGCGACGTCCTGGACTGCCAGGTCGGCGATCTGCTGGTGACCACGCGTGGCGGACCGCGGTAG
- the guaA gene encoding glutamine-hydrolyzing GMP synthase, whose amino-acid sequence MTTPTASQTSQKPVLVVDYGAQYAQLIARRVREANVYSEVVPHTYTTEQLLAKNPAAIILSGGPSSVYADGAPSVGADLFEAGVPVFGICYGFQAMANALGGKVDKTGLREYGSTRTTIIGEGRSVLEGMPQHQNTWMSHGDSVHEAPEGFEVLATTAGAEVAAFANEEKGLFGVQWHPEVKHSAYGQQVLENFLFKGARIEPNWTTGNILEEQVERIRKQIGDARVICGLSGGVDSAVAAALVQRAVGDQLTCVFVDHGLLREGEAEQVERDFVAATGVKLYVANEQERFLSALSGVSDPETKRKIIGREFIRAFEEAELAIIAEAAAHGEKIKFLVQGTLYPDVVESGGGEGAANIKSHHNVGGLPEDLQFELVEPLRALFKDEVRAVGAQLGLPQEIVGRQPFPGPGLGIRIVGEVTKERLDLLRKADAIARAELTAAGLDNEVWQMPVVLLADVRSVGVMGDGRTYGHPIVLRPVSSEDAMTADWSRLPYELLARISNRITNEVEGVNRVVLDVTSKPPGTIEWE is encoded by the coding sequence GTGACTACTCCCACTGCATCCCAGACTTCCCAGAAGCCGGTGCTGGTTGTTGACTACGGTGCCCAGTACGCGCAGCTGATTGCCCGCCGCGTCCGGGAAGCAAACGTGTATTCGGAAGTGGTTCCGCATACTTACACCACCGAGCAGCTCCTGGCCAAGAACCCCGCCGCCATCATCCTGTCCGGCGGCCCCTCCAGCGTTTACGCTGACGGGGCCCCGAGCGTCGGTGCCGACCTCTTCGAAGCCGGGGTTCCGGTCTTCGGCATCTGCTACGGTTTCCAGGCCATGGCCAACGCCCTCGGCGGCAAGGTGGACAAGACCGGGCTGCGCGAGTACGGCTCCACCCGGACCACCATCATCGGCGAAGGCCGCTCGGTCCTGGAAGGCATGCCCCAGCACCAGAACACGTGGATGAGCCACGGCGACTCCGTCCACGAGGCCCCGGAAGGCTTTGAAGTGCTGGCGACGACGGCGGGCGCTGAAGTGGCTGCGTTCGCCAATGAGGAAAAGGGCCTGTTCGGCGTGCAGTGGCACCCCGAGGTCAAGCACTCGGCCTACGGCCAGCAGGTCCTGGAAAACTTCCTCTTCAAGGGTGCCCGGATCGAGCCCAACTGGACCACGGGGAACATCCTCGAGGAACAGGTGGAGCGGATCCGGAAGCAGATCGGTGATGCGAGGGTCATCTGCGGCCTCTCCGGCGGCGTGGATTCCGCCGTCGCCGCAGCCCTGGTGCAGCGCGCCGTCGGTGACCAGCTGACTTGTGTATTCGTGGACCACGGCCTGCTGCGCGAAGGCGAAGCCGAGCAGGTGGAGCGCGACTTCGTTGCCGCCACCGGCGTGAAGCTGTATGTCGCGAACGAGCAGGAGCGCTTCCTGTCCGCGCTTTCCGGCGTCAGCGATCCCGAAACCAAGCGCAAGATCATCGGCCGGGAATTCATCCGCGCGTTCGAGGAAGCCGAACTGGCCATCATCGCCGAGGCAGCCGCCCACGGCGAGAAGATCAAGTTCCTGGTCCAGGGCACCCTCTATCCGGACGTCGTCGAATCCGGCGGCGGCGAGGGTGCTGCGAACATCAAGAGCCACCACAATGTGGGCGGCCTGCCTGAGGACCTGCAGTTCGAGCTCGTCGAACCGCTGCGGGCACTCTTCAAGGACGAGGTCCGCGCCGTGGGTGCACAGCTGGGCCTGCCGCAGGAAATCGTGGGTCGCCAGCCCTTCCCGGGCCCCGGCCTTGGAATCCGGATCGTCGGCGAGGTCACCAAGGAACGCCTTGACCTGCTGCGCAAGGCTGACGCCATCGCCCGCGCCGAGTTGACTGCCGCAGGCCTGGACAACGAGGTCTGGCAGATGCCGGTGGTGCTGCTCGCTGATGTGCGCAGCGTTGGAGTCATGGGTGACGGCCGCACCTACGGCCACCCCATTGTGCTCCGCCCTGTCTCCTCGGAGGATGCCATGACGGCTGACTGGTCCCGGCTTCCGTACGAACTGCTGGCGAGGATCTCCAACCGCATCACCAACGAAGTTGAGGGCGTCAACCGCGTGGTGCTCGACGTCACCAGCAAGCCGCCGGGAACCATCGAGTGGGAGTAG
- a CDS encoding RcpC/CpaB family pilus assembly protein, translating to MGRNRRLAAALLLCAAAAITVQQLTPAPVYTVSALAAARDLPAGTAMAAADLASVQVPPGMLSDGFLNQPGEAAGKQLAAPLRRGQLLTDAQLLGPGLLAGTPPGSAAVPLRMADPSSIQLVSPGQLVNVVLTAAIGYDQQGPPEVLASGVPVLWTSGQGGQGGQWLGTAETDGLIVVAANAEQAARLAGSSTRGKLFFVLVGP from the coding sequence CTGGGCCGCAACAGGCGGCTGGCGGCCGCGCTGCTTCTTTGCGCCGCAGCCGCCATCACGGTCCAGCAACTTACGCCGGCGCCGGTCTACACCGTGTCTGCGCTCGCCGCCGCCCGCGACCTTCCCGCAGGCACAGCAATGGCAGCCGCGGACCTCGCCTCTGTCCAGGTACCGCCCGGAATGCTGTCCGACGGGTTCCTCAATCAACCGGGCGAGGCGGCCGGGAAGCAACTTGCGGCCCCGCTGCGCAGGGGGCAGCTGCTCACGGATGCCCAACTGCTCGGTCCGGGGCTACTTGCCGGAACTCCCCCAGGGTCAGCGGCTGTTCCCCTTCGCATGGCGGATCCGTCATCCATCCAGCTCGTCTCACCGGGCCAGCTCGTGAACGTGGTGCTGACGGCAGCCATCGGCTACGACCAGCAGGGGCCGCCGGAGGTCCTGGCTTCAGGGGTTCCGGTGCTGTGGACTTCGGGTCAAGGCGGGCAAGGCGGCCAGTGGCTGGGCACGGCGGAGACGGACGGGCTCATAGTGGTGGCAGCCAACGCAGAACAGGCTGCCCGGCTCGCCGGATCCTCCACCCGGGGGAAACTGTTCTTCGTCCTGGTCGGACCGTAG
- a CDS encoding DUF3817 domain-containing protein, giving the protein MIDPKPANPASATGTNTGTNTGTGPAGKSAGRKRRFGGTAAQIRSALTFYKVLAYLTGTMLLLLCAELAARYGFGQYLFAGGTNAVTGQPFGFGFADAEPPGVLGGVNLSVAVLIVHGWMYVVYLMSNFRLWSLMRWPFLKLVLLALGGVVPFLSFIVEKRVHAEVEAELAANPQAPLRY; this is encoded by the coding sequence ATGATCGACCCGAAACCGGCCAACCCCGCCTCTGCCACAGGCACAAATACAGGCACCAACACAGGCACCGGCCCGGCCGGGAAGTCCGCCGGCAGGAAGCGGCGCTTCGGTGGAACGGCAGCCCAGATCCGCTCGGCCCTGACGTTCTACAAAGTGCTCGCTTACCTCACCGGCACCATGCTGCTGCTGCTGTGCGCCGAACTTGCCGCCCGGTACGGTTTCGGGCAGTACCTGTTTGCCGGCGGCACCAACGCCGTCACCGGCCAGCCATTCGGCTTCGGCTTTGCTGATGCGGAGCCCCCGGGTGTGCTGGGAGGCGTCAACCTGTCCGTGGCCGTCCTGATTGTGCACGGCTGGATGTACGTGGTGTACCTGATGTCGAACTTCCGGTTGTGGTCCCTGATGCGCTGGCCGTTCCTGAAGCTGGTCCTGCTGGCACTGGGCGGCGTGGTTCCCTTCCTCTCCTTCATCGTGGAGAAGAGGGTCCATGCGGAGGTTGAGGCCGAGCTGGCCGCGAACCCCCAGGCGCCCCTGCGCTACTGA
- a CDS encoding SURF1 family protein, with protein sequence MWKTALKPRWIAGFVFAIAISGVFVLLSQWQFGRSTRPEIPANPATEQVQPLTDTLQPGEFFHGTDADQMVSAEGSYDPAKQLLVPGRLHDGKPGYWVVTAFAVSGAPALSGVAASPQTWIPVARGWVADRADAPPPPSGILELTGRLLPSEAPVPGTAPQPGEATAVSVAELINYWEVSSYPGFVAATAEIAGGEDVSPAAVPGALLPLNIGPQPPAQQINWLNLFYSLEWVVFAGFALFIWWRLVKDDYHRDLEDSLEEEHEDTLHPEHNQQKVQP encoded by the coding sequence GTGTGGAAAACAGCCCTTAAGCCCCGATGGATCGCCGGTTTTGTCTTCGCGATCGCCATCTCCGGGGTCTTCGTGCTGTTGAGCCAGTGGCAGTTCGGACGGTCCACCAGGCCCGAAATCCCCGCCAACCCCGCCACCGAGCAGGTCCAGCCCCTCACTGATACCTTGCAGCCCGGCGAGTTTTTCCACGGAACGGATGCCGATCAGATGGTTTCGGCAGAGGGCTCCTATGACCCCGCAAAGCAGCTGCTGGTTCCCGGCCGGCTGCATGACGGCAAGCCAGGCTACTGGGTAGTTACCGCCTTTGCCGTCTCCGGTGCACCCGCGCTGAGCGGTGTTGCCGCTTCGCCCCAGACGTGGATCCCGGTGGCCCGCGGCTGGGTGGCGGACCGCGCAGATGCTCCACCGCCGCCGTCGGGCATTCTCGAACTGACCGGCCGGCTCCTGCCGTCCGAGGCGCCCGTGCCGGGAACGGCGCCCCAGCCGGGCGAAGCCACGGCGGTTTCCGTGGCTGAGCTGATCAACTACTGGGAAGTCAGCAGCTATCCCGGCTTCGTTGCCGCCACTGCGGAAATAGCCGGCGGCGAGGACGTCAGCCCGGCGGCCGTGCCCGGCGCGCTCCTTCCCCTGAACATCGGCCCGCAGCCGCCGGCCCAGCAGATCAACTGGCTCAACCTCTTCTATTCCCTCGAATGGGTGGTCTTCGCCGGCTTTGCCCTCTTCATCTGGTGGCGGCTCGTCAAGGACGACTACCACCGGGACCTTGAGGACAGCCTTGAGGAAGAACACGAAGACACCCTGCACCCCGAACACAACCAGCAAAAGGTACAGCCATGA
- a CDS encoding 5-formyltetrahydrofolate cyclo-ligase, with the protein MTFEDTKAAKDDIRAAHRRRRALLTLQERQDAGEALAKHGAAWADSVTQGKAATVCAYLGVGAEPPTLPLIAALHDAGHKVLLPVCEPGRELKWVFWAPGVDLVRSRFAPILEPVGARHEIEVAGEAAALFIPATAVDLAGSRVGQGGGYYDKFLGHLESAGKHIPLAAVIYDGELLPAGRIPVEAFDRPVPGVVLPSGFRSLRDTP; encoded by the coding sequence ATGACGTTCGAGGATACAAAGGCAGCCAAGGACGATATACGCGCTGCCCATCGCCGCCGTCGGGCTTTGCTGACGCTCCAGGAGCGGCAGGATGCCGGGGAAGCCTTGGCGAAGCACGGGGCAGCGTGGGCCGATTCGGTAACCCAGGGGAAGGCAGCGACGGTCTGCGCCTACCTCGGCGTCGGGGCGGAACCGCCCACGCTGCCTCTGATCGCGGCCCTCCACGACGCCGGCCACAAAGTCCTGCTTCCCGTCTGCGAGCCGGGGCGGGAGCTGAAGTGGGTCTTTTGGGCGCCGGGCGTCGACCTGGTGAGGAGCAGGTTTGCCCCCATCCTGGAGCCTGTGGGGGCACGGCATGAAATTGAGGTGGCCGGGGAAGCTGCCGCGCTCTTTATTCCTGCCACCGCAGTTGACCTCGCCGGCAGCAGGGTAGGCCAGGGCGGCGGTTACTACGACAAGTTCCTGGGCCACCTCGAATCAGCCGGGAAGCATATTCCGCTGGCCGCGGTGATCTACGACGGGGAACTGCTGCCCGCGGGCAGGATTCCGGTAGAGGCATTCGATCGGCCCGTGCCCGGCGTCGTGCTTCCCTCCGGGTTCCGGAGCCTGCGGGACACCCCCTGA